The following is a genomic window from Theobroma cacao cultivar B97-61/B2 chromosome 10, Criollo_cocoa_genome_V2, whole genome shotgun sequence.
GGTTTTGTAGAACAAAAATTATCCAAAATTTTAGAGAAGGCTTGAATTGGAAAGACGTGCATGAATTATGATGATTTTGTATAGGTATGGAAACAAGGGATGTTCAAATAATCCTCTCTTTTAGCTGAAATCAAGCCCTTTTAACTGAACCCCTTTAGTCAtgttaaatcaaatatgtgTACAATTCTAATGTggatagataaataaatagataCGGGACATGAAAATGATTCACTTAAAATAATAGATTACTAATGCAAACTGCAACTGATAATAGGATCAACCTTGACAGCCGACTACAATGCTTAAAAATATCTGAAAGACTAAAGCTAGAGATATTTATTGGCAGATTAGCACTTATATTAAGCATATTAGCAGAGACTACAATGATCATGATCTAGGTGTTATTTCTAATTAAGACACTCACAGGCTTGAAATCTTCAGACATGGAGAAGCAAACTTCAGGAATTCAGGATCTTTTTCCAATACCAACATTCTCTCTTCATCTAAGGTTATCCAAGCTTCAATTCCTTTGCCACATTTTGTTTCAATAAAAACAGTGAGATTCCTAAACGCAGGGCCAACTTTTCCAAATAGAGCAAATGAAGATGGAAGACCCCATCCGAAATCTGCTTTGTAAAAGCCAAGATTGAGCCAGCTTGTGAAGGCGAAAATATCAggtttttcaaaggaaaacaacATTTCCAGCTGGTTAATGTACTCAGCTATGGCTTGAAACCCTTGTTCACCTTGTACCGAACTCAAGTATTCATCATCAAAAGCTTCAATGGATTGTTTCATCAAGTCAACCAATTCGGACAACTCCGTGCCTGTCTCAGCTGGATTTGAATGTGCACTCGCCCACCAAAAGACATTTCCAATGGACTCATCTAATGAATTAGGTTTCCCTCTTGCCCTCATGTTCACAGCTTGGGCGATTATAGATGGCTTCAGAGATCCTGATGTTGCCCTAGACGCCGCCATAGAACATTTCCATATGAAACCTGAAACTGCTTCAGTGCGTGTTGGTCTAGCCTCACTTTCCCCTTTAGCCATAGCCTTTAGTTTGGCTATTGCTTTGGCATCAAATGTAAATCTCCTCGTAACGTAATTAGCTTCCGTGAACCACAAGTTTTCCATCACTGACAAGTAATTTTGTGGCATTGGATTTTTTGGTGGAAAGACCAAGGATGCCTCGGGTAATGTAGGGTTTCCAATATTATGATGGGATATTCCACGACAGACTTCACTCCAGATATTGCATAAAATCAGGCCTGTTTTTGCATCGGTAATTTTGTGAGATGTGCATAGGCCTAGTGCTATCCCACCACAAGCAAACATGGTCACTTGACAAACCAAGAGGGGAGCATCATTGTTTGATTCCTTGCAGAAAGGCTGGCATGGAAGCAATTTGTTCAATGACTCCATCTCCTGACGCTTAAGGAATTCGGATAAGCGACAACTGATTTGAGCTGATAAAAATGGAACACCTTCATTAAAACGATCGATGAACATGTTATCTTTGATCCTACCAGAATATGGATATAAGATATTGAGAGTTTCTGACAGAGATCTCTTTAGTTGAGTCAAAATGTTCATCTTACTGAAATTGGTATCACTCAAGGAGTAGAATGTGATATTTGAGACATAAGTAAAGGGAGCGAGCTGATCAAAAAGACAGATTTTGAAGGGTTTTCTTTGATGAATCTCTGGTGAGGATGGTTTGATGATTTCTCTTGAAAGAATCTGAGCTTCCAAGTTCAACATTTTTCAGATAAAATGCTTTGTAATAAGCAGAAAGTGTTCTTTTCTATatgcatacatatatatagaaagctgattatttaaagagaaattaaatcatcactacttttcatataaaattcaatcatatgttattattatgtaattaaaattggtaaaacttcaaaattctACCGACATACATATAAAAGGTAAATCTTATTTAGCTACATTTCTCGTCATTGAAAGTGACTTACCAAATATTAAAACCATGTGATGGTGTTGGGGGTGAAAGCAACTTTTGCACCAAAATCTAAGATTTGTACGTACCAACTTAACAACTCTTTGGTTCTTTTGGGTTGGAAAAACAATAAGACGATCCCTCTTTAGCTTGGTTCTACATAGATAATGAGTAGTACGTACTGGGAGTGTGGAACACATCAAAGCTTTTTCAAATTCGATTTCCTCTCGTCCTAATCGGACCATACGTCGTGTGTATCGGACACTTTAGCATTTATGGTGATTCATCCGTCCAACCACCATTCTGGTGGACAAGACCTCCATTTGCTTGGCTGGTTTCGTATCTCTGCCATGGCAGTCATTTTAACTCATCTGTCCGCCATTCTTCCGCTTTGGTATTTTGTCTGGTGCGTTTCTGGACATGAAGTTTGCCACCTGTTTCTGTGCTCTAAGTCATAAATATCATTAAcactttggtttttttttgtaagaaaaaaaacaatatcattAACACTTATCAGCACAGTTAATGTAACGTGTGACCCACTACggtaaaattgattttttttactgCGTTTTGTTTAAACATGTGCTGTTAAAATCACATaaattcaatataaaattaaatcaaatttatatatggtggagacttaaaatttgagattttaaaattctagAGCTTCCTCGTGGTCATTAAATAAGGACTCATTAGTTatgttattaaaaaaaaatttataatatatttttattattagttatatagtattatatttttttgacataatacttgaaaatttttttataattcttttatcacgttcaattaaatttatatatttttattttgaatttaataaacCCTTGTAACTTACAGTTGactaattgttattttatattgacGTAATTTTGATATAACGTTGACGTGATATTAagatagaaaatgaaaaatgtcacatgactattttatcatatcatatcaGTACGTTATTATTCATTACGGCATTTTAGCATACcacattaatattatataatataaaatgataaatgatattttgactaataacTGCTAATCAAcaattagttataaaaatttatttttcttaaaataaaaatataaagatttaatttgaacataataaaataataaaaatttatttaaatttgtttgaatAGTTCAAAGGTTTTATCATGTATCATGTCCAtcttttttcataaaattacatgataattacataaaagttattatcataatcaaataattcTTAATATAAAACAGTACATTACATCTACAAAATAAACCAATTGAAATACCAATTAATTAAACTCACAGTCTCTGGACTTTCAAGTTATGTTTTTAACTTATatactaaaattattattctatACACTGattctgaaattttcaaatttcacgaataaatttaaaatgtgaattttattttaccttACTACAAAAATAGTAGTATTAGGGTCATTTTGATAGGTTCATGGAATCTTCACGTAGCATATATTGTTTCTAAATTATGTCAGTGTACAATGTGGAATTAATTCTTCATGAAAacgaaaggaaaaaataataaataaatgagcaaataaggggaaaaaaaacaaatttctttgttttaatattgtttatatTTCCAAAGCAACATCATCACCAtttgtttttcacttttttttttaattgagtgTAATGATTGGCATgatgattttgttaaaatacaaataatcCTCTATTTTAGCTGAGATCAAGCTATGTTCACTGAATCCCTTTAGTTAtgttaaatcaaatttataattatattaaaaataatgtagATATATATGATCCATTGTTTGCTGCTGGAATGTAATGTAGATAGAAATCAATGTTAGTAAAGGCCATGCTTATGTTTGGGTCTCGATGTACAGTTTGCTTGTAAATACTCTCACTGGACAGATTTCTAAGGCTTGCTGGGACATTTCTTGGTTAGGCAAGAAGCTGCCTTTGAGGAGCTGTTTGACTGAATTTATGGTGATTGCTctggttttcttcttttctatttttgtggTTGTTTCTGACAGATTGGGTGTATATTTTGACATTTACATAGAGCATTAATTTCATGCTAGGGAATTGTCCTACATGATTTGAGCTCTCTACTACCAGAAAAATGGGTAGTTTTTGTACACCTTTCTTCAAGTAATGAAATCATCTCTaaagcatttcaaaaaaaatgtagATGTAAAATCGATTTTCGGAATAGAGCAAACCATTGAGGAGTTCCCCATCCGAAATCTACTTTGTAAAAGCCAAGATTGGACCAGCTTGTGAAGGCAAAAGTATCAGGTTTTTCCGAGGAAAACATTGTTTCGAGCTGGTCAAGGTACTCAGCTATGGCTTCAAACCCTTGCTCACCCTGCAAAGAATTCAAGTattcatcatcaaaacctGCGATAGATTCTCTCATCAGGTCAACCAATTCGAACAACTCAGCGCCTGTCCCAGCTGAAGTCGTAGCACTTGCCCACCAAAACAGATTTCCAATTGAATCATCTAATAAATTGGGCTTCCCTCCTGGCCTCAGGCTCAAAGCTTGGACAAATATAGATGGTTTCGGGGATCCTGATATCGCCCTAGATGCTGCCACAAAACATTTCCATATGAAACCTGATACAGCTTGAATGCGTGATGGTGTAGCCTCACGTTCCCCTTTAGCTATAGCCCTCAGTTGGGATAGAGCTTTGGCATCAAATATGAATCTCCTTGTCATGTAATTAGCTTCGGAGAACCACAAGTTATCCATCATTGATAAGTATTTTGGTGGCATTGGATTCCTTGGTGGAAAGGTCACGGATGCCTCGGCTAAAGTTAGGATATCCAACCTTACGATGCGATCCACGACAGATTGTACTCCAAACATTAGCTAAATTGAGACTTGTTCCTAAGGCTATCCCTCCACAAGCAAATATGGTCGCTTGACAAACCATGAGGAGAACCTCATCGTTCAATTCCTTCATGAAGGGCTGGGATGGAAGCAATTTGTTCAATGACTCGATTTCATGATGCTTAAGAAACTCTGATAGACGACAATTGACTCGAGTtgacaaaaatgaaatattttcatcaaaatgatCTACGAACATGTTATCTTGTATCCTATCCGAAAATAGATATAAGATATTAAGGGTTTCTGAAAGAGATCTTTTTAACTGAGTCAAAACCGTGGTGATAGTAAAATTGGTGTCGCGGTCAAGGAGTAGAACGTTAGTTGTGACATAAGTTGTGGAGATGAGCTGATCAAAGATACTGATTTTGAAAGGTTTCCTATGATGGATTTCTGGTGA
Proteins encoded in this region:
- the LOC18586507 gene encoding vinorine synthase produces the protein MLNLEAQILSREIIKPSSPEIHQRKPFKICLFDQLAPFTYVSNITFYSLSDTNFSKMNILTQLKRSLSETLNILYPYSGRIKDNMFIDRFNEGVPFLSAQISCRLSEFLKRQEMESLNKLLPCQPFCKESNNDAPLLVCQVTMFACGGIALGLCTSHKITDAKTGLILCNIWSEVCRGISHHNIGNPTLPEASLVFPPKNPMPQNYLSVMENLWFTEANYVTRRFTFDAKAIAKLKAMAKGESEARPTRTEAVSGFIWKCSMAASRATSGSLKPSIIAQAVNMRARGKPNSLDESIGNVFWWASAHSNPAETGTELSELVDLMKQSIEAFDDEYLSSVQGEQGFQAIAEYINQLEMLFSFEKPDIFAFTSWLNLGFYKADFGWGLPSSFALFGKVGPAFRNLTVFIETKCGKGIEAWITLDEERMLVLEKDPEFLKFASPCLKISSL